Proteins found in one Triticum aestivum cultivar Chinese Spring chromosome 4D, IWGSC CS RefSeq v2.1, whole genome shotgun sequence genomic segment:
- the LOC123100150 gene encoding indole-2-monooxygenase encodes MDLVSASATPQALGLLLLFFLVALHLAASSSGAEKLRSKLPSPPFKLPVIGHLHLVGSLPHVSLRDLARKHGPDVMLLRLGAVPTLVVSSPRAAKAVLRTHDHLFASRPHSAVGDILSNGSTNVALAPYGDYWRRTKKLVTTHLLAARKVRSNRAAREQEVRLVLARLRAAAADTARTAVDVSELFIYFANDVVCQAVLGRLPREAGRNQMFRELLEIHCKLLGGFNLPDYFPILARLDMVTAKAVKLKRRWDDVLDDLIDKHASKMANDDEEEDFIDVLLSVQQEYSLTRDNIKAILVDMFEAGTDTTYIALDYAMAELMRKPQAMAKLQAEVRGCATKGKEMVTEDDLGSMSYLKAAMREAMRLHPSGPLMIPHLSVADCGVEGHTIPSGTRVIINVWAIGRDAASWKDAEEFVPERFMEEAMDATCDLQGNDFRFLPFGSGRRMCPGISFAAVTFEIILANLVYHFNWELPEGSSSVDMTEEFGFDVHRKERLLLVPRVPHHL; translated from the exons ATGGATCTTGTAAGTGCTAGCGCGACACCACAGGCTCTAGGGCTCCTCCTACTCTTCTTCCTCGTCGCCCTGCACCTGGCGGCGTCGAGTTCGGGAGCAGAGAAGCTGCGCAGCAAGCTCCCATCGCCTCCGTTCAAGCTCCCCGTGATCGGGCACCTCCACCTCGTCGGGTCCCTCCCCCACGTCTCCCTCCGCGACCTCGCCAGGAAGCACGGCCCCGACGTGATGCTCCTCCGCCTCGGCGCCGTCCCCACGCTCGTCGTGTCGTCCCCTCGCGCTGCCAAGGCCGTCCTGCGCACGCACGACCACCTCTTCGCGTCCCGGCCGCACTCCGCCGTGGGCGACATCCTCTCCAACGGCTCCACCAACGTGGCCTTGGCCCCCTACGGCGACTACTGGCGGCGGACCAAGAAGCTCGTCACCACCCACCTCCTCGCCGCCAGGAAGGTCCGCTCCAACCGCGCCGCCCGCGAGCAGGAGGTGCGGCTGGTCCTGGCCAGGCTACGGGCCGCGGCCGCCGATACCGCGCGCACGGCGGTGGACGTGAGCGAGCTCTTCATCTACTTCGCCAACGACGTGGTGTGCCAGGCCGTGCTGGGCAGGCTCCCCCGGGAGGCCGGCCGGAACCAGATGTTCCGGGAGCTGTTGGAGATCCACTGCAAGCTCTTAGGGGGGTTCAACCTGCCGGACTACTTTCCGATCTTGGCGAGGCTGGACATGGTGACCGCCAAggccgtgaagctgaagagaaGATGGGACGACGTACTGGACGACCTCATCGACAAGCACGCGAGCAAGATGGCgaatgacgatgaggaggaggactTCATCGACGTGTTGCTCTCCGTTCAACAGGAGTACAGCCTGACCAGAGATAACATCAAGGCAATACTAGTG GACATGTTTGAAGCCGGGACAGACACAACTTACATAGCACTCGACTACGCCATGGCTGAGCTGATGCGGAAACCACAGGCAATGGCCAAGCTGCAAGCCGAGGTGAGAGGGTGCGCCACCAAGGGAAAAGAGATGGTGACCGAGGACGACCTAGGAAGCATGAGCTACCTCAAGGCCGCGATGAGGGAAGCGATGCGGCTGCACCCGTCAGGGCCTCTCATGATACCCCACCTCTCCGTGGCGGACTGCGGTGTAGAGGGCCATACCATACCCTCCGGGACGCGTGTGATCATCAACGTGTGGGCGATAGGCAGGGACGCCGCCAGCTGGAAGGACGCGGAGGAGTTCGTGCCCGAGCGGTTCATGGAAGAAGCCATGGATGCCACTTGCGACTTGCAGGGAAACGACTTTCGTTTCTTGCCTTTTGGGTCTGGGCGAAGGATGTGCCCGGGTATAAGCTTCGCTGCCGTCACTTTCGAGATCATTCTGGCCAACCTTGTCTACCACTTCAACTGGGAGCTACCGGAGGGATCCTCTAGCGTCGATATGACGGAGGAATTCGGGTTTGATGTGCACCGCAAGGAGAGGCTGCTTCTTGTGCCACGTGTGCCTCACCACCTCTAG